From the Hevea brasiliensis isolate MT/VB/25A 57/8 chromosome 15, ASM3005281v1, whole genome shotgun sequence genome, one window contains:
- the LOC110643119 gene encoding nicotinamidase 2 yields MATSSLKFSSHEKYEIRKKNPDPKTSVLLVIDVQNYFSSMAKPILPKLLSTIHLCRRASIPVIFTRHCHKSPPDDGGMLAEWWNNDLIIDGTVDSRLMPEIEQLAGKDEVIEKNTYSAFANTRLQERLMEMGVTEVIVAGVMTNLCCETTARESFVRGFRVFFSTDATATSELELHEATLKNLAYGFAYLVDCQRLKEALLQIK; encoded by the coding sequence ATGGCAACCTCCTCGCTGAAATTCTCATCACACGAGAAATATGAGATCAGAAAGAAAAACCCAGACCCCAAAACCTCTGTTCTTTTGGTAATTGACGTGCAAAACTATTTTTCCTCAATGGCCAAACCTATCCTCCCTAAACTTCTCTCCACCATCCACCTCTGCCGGCGAGCCTCCATCCCTGTCATCTTCACGCGCCACTGCCATAAATCTCCGCCTGACGATGGCGGCATGCTTGCGGAGTGGTGGAACAATGACCTCATTATAGATGGCACTGTTGATTCCCGGCTCATGCCAGAGATAGAACAGTTGGCCGGGAAAGACGAGGTGATAGAGAAGAACACGTATAGCGCATTTGCTAACACACGGCTGCAGGAGAGGTTGATGGAGATGGGAGTGACGGAGGTTATAGTGGCTGGAGTTATGACTAATTTGTGCTGTGAAACGACGGCGCGTGAATCGTTTGTGAGAGGTTTTCGGGTGTTCTTTTCGACGGATGCTACTGCGACGTCAGAATTGGAGTTGCATGAAGCCACGCTGAAGAACTTGGCTTATGGGTTCGCTTACTTGGTTGATTGCCAGCGGCTTAAGGAGGCTCTActgcaaattaaataa
- the LOC110643130 gene encoding uncharacterized protein LOC110643130, with protein MGGGAAMKAACKIAGIGVVNSGFRGGFSAVSSPAEQSVRNASRPVSAILSSCQTGATGGVEIAGVQRPALQIDDWEFAGGDEEQLLESNDPIPRVVFGPAPSLQEAKSATNELKDALEKVYTSSSPRPGSGGSLGGGQLSGLTLLTNSDYLENKSCITCEPRSNSASSYAIKAFALLNESPEAQSVVASIAADPNVWDAVMKNEALLEFLQSQKTKSDADDESQDLGSPREFTKLSDDASEAGKFENGYKYRFENIKHTVVEMMNNVSSFVHHIFGFSAAENISGAADGNSRSSFSDNTLRASFMALALMVIVMVVLRRG; from the exons ATGGGTGGAGGAGCTGCCATGAAAGCTGCCTGTAAGATCGCCGGTATCGGCGTCGTCAATAGCGGCTTCCGGGGAGGGTTTTCTGCTGTCTCGTCTCCGGCTGAACAGTCGGTGCGCAACGCCTCACGTCCCGTGTCGGCGATCCTCTCGTCCTGTCAGACTGGGGCTACCGGTGGCGTGGAAATCGCCGGAGTTCAGCGTCCAGCGTTGCAGATTGACGATTGGGAGTTTGCTGGTGGAGATGAGGAGCAGTTGCTCGAATCTAACGACCCCATTCCAAGAGTTGTGTTCGGGCCTGCTCCGAGCCTGCAGGAGGCGAAATCGGCCACTAATGAGTTGAAGGATGCTCTAGAGAA AGTGTATACATCATCTTCTCCTCGCCCGGGATCTGGAGGTTCATTGGGAGGTGGTCAGCTGTCTGGCCTAACTTTGCTTACAAACTCAGACTATTTGGAGAACAAAAGCTGCATCACTTGTGAGCCTAGATCAAATTCTGCATCAAGCTATGCAATAAAGGCATTCGCATTGCTCAATGAAAGTCCTGAAGCACAG TCTGTTGTTGCTTCCATTGCTGCGGATCCAAATGTCTGGGATGCTGTGATGAAGAATGAGGCTCTTCTGGAATTCCTCCAGTCACAGAAGACCA AATCTGATGCAGATGATGAGTCACAGGATTTGGGCTCTCCAAGGGAGTTTACTAAATTATCTGATGATGCAAGTGAAGCCGGAAAGTTTGAGAACGGATATAAGTATAGATTTGAGAACATCAAGCACACTGTGGTTGAGATGATGAATAACGTCTCTTCTTTTGTTCATCACATTTTTGGTTTTTCTGCTGCTGAGAACATTTCTGGAGCTGCAGATGGAAATTCTCGATCATCTTTTTCTGATAACACCTTGAGAGCTTCTTTCATGGCATTGGCATTGATGGTTATCGTCATGGTGGTGCTGAGGAGAGGTTAG